gtcacaacgttctgtgtttactgaggctaccggtattttagcgagtgtttagtgaatgcattgtggtctagctaaactgcttaagggaacatcctggctggcttgtattaaacattatactgtgtataaacaaatatgttcagattaaatgaactcagactttgatattgaaaatgataaaaacatgttaatgtctacatgattaaaaacagaaaacaagtaggcctactaattttacattttttttttcttgtttagatttgcagaatatctgaagaacaagatcatcccaagtgagacagagcagccgtccatttctggattccttactgcaaaagatagacagtacaatgctacccacccacaacaaaaagccatcacaaattcagtactaacagatttggtcattgggtgcaacatccctctctcagtagtggagaacagatatttccggaattttttgtcagttagttggtctctctcacacacacaaacatactcaAGTCACattgtattgtgttaaaggcatgtcatgttgtatgttgggacagtgcctaacttcagaaggaaaaccattgattctaaaagtacacagatcatctgttagcttggactttgagtttcatgtcttaaaatgcacatgaaaagcatttttatgtgaaaaatgacatgaatgaaatgaaaagaaaatgatttttgttacacagtaccagtactagttttgttgagaattttgttttaatttctcactaattttccaataaaaaatttaaggaaatggtcatactttcactcattctcacacccttagcctcagatgtacactgactcactcaaactaaactcactgaaaatttaggatgctttactaacgttaactaactaatcattgtctcctctgagattctttgattgtcttggggcacaagctctaaaacattttaaaatggaaaagaatgggtgtactgtagttacttgtgctgactctatgaatcattgacattacattacatttagcagacatttttatccaaggtgactggaaaaggaggacatacactgcagtgtggagaggtaatacatttgtgatcaaaaatgtgttgattgcctgtagaataaatggtaacttgttagggacttggaaaaaaaatgagacttggacttggactcgacttggcttgggtaggacttggacttggacttgacttggtcaaaagtgccttgacttgtgacttgactcggacttgagtggtaggacttgagacttacttgtgacttgcacattagtgactttgtcccacttctgggctgttctactcaatggaaatggcgcatgaaaacgccggtgaactctctagtgctagctcttcaacaaccaaatactggtactttaagcagtgatcatgatggcatgattttatctgattttaaataaatgagattgataataatgtgaatgttcacaactagtacatacaaactctgcagcttctgattcagcagctgcatcatactccgcaaaaacatcagcaagaacctacaatataaatggaaatgcaatacactaagctcaaatgacttttggaaagtataatttctaaattttttctacatattcttgaagtcagtcatcggggtacttgctaccattccctaacaacgcatggcaaagggtaaagtgtagtgttgctacgaatacttgctaaagcctccggtggaagatcctcgatgtgctgataagacatacagttctatataacacacaagtgtcatgataatcacaaaacagatgcaaattgttaaaatacctaatttttaagcaatcatgtattgatctcttccgaatagaatctatgatagcctaccctctttaccctttgcctctcgttgctaggcggcagttacatgaaagccacaagctttcacaagcaaatacatgactgatatcacgccgactttatgattacatgattatcatgaatgtgtactctatgatgtgtactctacgagtgctctggagcgagtcacttccaagatggccgcgcagaccgcatggttactatttttagcatcatgttggagcactctatagctctacgtacctttatcttatgtcatttctcaacacatgttctgacaggaggactgtctttggaggagtcgccttgtcccaggcgactgctggatccggcatagctactagtagaccccctccagaatactgtaggcactgctgatggtagcaacacatgtttgtgctgaactgaacacccaagagattcttttaagctgggaagggtgtcaaaacaatccaaatcgaagtgttcagagcacaggacggatgttggtgagggctcccacttgtcacgagtgtgcctgacttgcttcacccacttcgcatgcagctcgggatctctgggaaacttgaataaacttaccccatccttgtgggttttggagcaaaagccggcaacacaacgcgaaggcataataactatatacatattataataatgtataataatgtctaataaaaatactaataatgataaactgaacacctgccgcatcaacaacaaactggtaagttaggaggaaggttctttcgctgacatcatatagctcctcctcctcctccttcgtctcctgggtgctgcagccccgtcaaatttgcccaaatagccgcgttttttatcataacttgtaaaataggcgccttcgtgaattaatatatgtatcatcgggaattactttttatgttataaaacatcgccaaagatgtcaaaaacgtgtcatcagcactttaaaagcaactaagtaaattacatagggaaattaaTACTTTCTGAGTGAAAATACTGGAATGAGTGTGTGTAACCGAATATAACCAGTCAGTTCCTCTAATAATAACTTAAAGTTTCTGTGTGGCTAATAGACAGTGTTGTATAAAGTATTGGGAAATCacacttaagtaaaagtattggTACCCTTCTAAAAATGACTTTGGTAAAAGTCAGTCACTGACCGAAATGTTACTTGAGTTAAAGTCTTAAAGTATCTGACATTTCTTGCACTTAAGTATGacaagtaatgcaaaaataaatgtactcaagtaatgtaattaaaagtacacgtaaaagtaaagaagcaaaggcaatctgaatttgtaatatttttaatattttggtaaactgaaggtaatttgtcaccaatggttcatgacaagcaattacactgctgaaaatagaggtgcacacacaaccattataaacaacaaaaaaaataaataaaataaattgggagaaaaatgaagctgcctatctggcctctgaagatggagaccacagttttgacacttttttttctcatttttttcctttgttttttaaaCCAAGAGAAAGTATGAAAATTAGGCATACAtcacaccattaagaaaaaaaagcataaaaaaagctgctactgttattgcactttataaactatggaggtgcatacacgaccaattgctgtcataataatcaaaagaaaaaagtaatttggagaaaactgaagcttatctggcatctgaagagggtgaccacagtttgaaacctttttttgaaaaataaaatagtacTGAAAATGAGGCGTACATCACACCATCAagacaaaatataaaacaaaaaagagctgctactgttattgcactttataaactaaATCAACATTTAACATAGCAACAACAGATTTTCTTTTTGCACATTCAAGCCCCACTTCCCCATCCCCAATACACACTTTTGCCCTTGACCTTTTTATTCATTCCTCTCTAACTTAAACCTCCTTTGAGGTCATCCTTGCACATAACCCCCGCCATCACTTGAAACTGTAAAACTTTCTGTTCATCTTCAAAAGCAGCTGGCTTTCAAAATGCCTAGAATTTAGCCGTACTCTTCGTGGGCTGAAAACAAGCCCTGCTATGCTGAACAGCCTTTCGCATACTGCTGATGCTGGCAGTGGCGTGTTGAGCTTGACAGACAGCTTGCAAACAGAAGGGAAGGACTTCAGcaagtccatgtggtcagctgagcAGGACAGGTAGGCATCCAACTGTTTGGCACCATCTTGGGTCTTCGACACCTGCAGGGATGAGAAGAAGTCATCCTCATCTGATGAACTCAACCTGGTCGCACCCGGCTGGAGGGAGGGATCCTCTATATGCTGCTTGATGTAATCGATTCCTGAAATATAGAAAGTTACAGTACTTAAATGATGCAATGCAACCTTCTACCATGTTGTGATATCAGcctaaggaagtgaaacattaaagtattatttgaatttatttttttgcacTCATTCATTGTCCAATTTCATGCACCTACAACAAACAtgcaaaactgttaatattacaaAGTGTCGAGACACAAACACACTTTTAACTACATGCATGCCTTACCCATTTTGATGGTAGCGTCGTCCTTCGTCCATGTCGTTCGGAATTTGGGAAGAAGAATTGCAGCTGCAACCAGCTCAGCATCCCTGAACATGTGCCCAAAATGGTTCTGAATTCCAGACTGTAGAGCATCAACAAGAGGCCTGCAGTACTTCAGCTGCAACTTGACCTTGTTGAGTTTGACCGTCAGCAGGTGGATTGTAGGAAGTAGCCACCCCATTTGTGCGTTGGTCTCTGCTTGCAGTATGTTGGTTGCTTGGGCGACAGGGCTCATTACAGCAGCATATTCAGTGAGAAATGTAAGTTCCGCTGGGTTGAACCTGTGTTGACAAAAAAAGAACACACACGACACCCGGATATTTGTTAGATGGAACCAAGAATTATACATGAACACTAAATAGAAATTTCACAGTTCTGATGCAATGTGAAAAAAATAGCACCTatgatgaaaaacaaaaaacactggaaatctgttttgtttatctgtatctgttattCCATATTTACTTTAATAAAAAAACATATAATTCTTAGGTCTACTTTCATTGGGACCTTCAGGTCGGTGGCAATAGCTCTTAGGGCCCCCTCTCCCTTCTCTTTATTAATCCGGAGTAGGCGTTCCACGGCCATGAACAAGGAATTCCACCTTGTTTTATTTGGTCTTAGAAGCTGaatggaacagacatcttcaatcaTCTCAGCTGCAAGTGTGGATCTTCCACATTTGTTCCATAGGCCGTAACACTTGCCAAACATTGCATGGTGCAGTTTTTTGTATGCATCATTGGAGGTTGCATTTGTGGAATCTTCACTAGTGATTAGATTTAAGATACGACAAGCACAGCATTGGTGTCTCGGTAGTTGAAATTCAAAGCCAtcatcttcatttagaagagctgCCGTATCAACGTACTGTACATCTTCGTCCTCATCCACTCCACCATCGTCTTCCTCTTCAGACTGTGCAGACTCTTCAGCTTCCTCAACTCCCTCTGCATTGTTGTTCTCATCTTCCCCAAACACTCGGAAAGCCTTGACAAAGTTCGAACCATTATCAGTGGTCGTCCTCACAATCTTGCCTCGAATCTCAAATTCCGCGTGTATGTCATTCAGAGCATTGGCTAGCAGGTCAAATGTGTGTGAACCCCTCAACTGTCTGCAAGCTAAGACCGCTGAACATCTTTGAAGAGTCTCAGGGTCAATCCAGTGTGCAGTAACACCGATGAAGCCTCGCCTTCTGACAGACCAACAGTCGGTAGTAGTGGCAATGTGGTCGACCCCCTTCATTGCCTCAGTCAGAGCCGTTTTCATTTGTTTGAAGCCATCATCAATCATGGAGGTGAGAGTCACCCGGGACATCATTTTGGCATTAGGGACAAGGTCCTTAACTAATTCTCTGAAAGGTTCCTGCTCAACTACAGAAAATGGCCGAAGCCCATGTACAACGTATTTAACGACGGCCTTGTCAATTCTCTTCTGAGGTGTCGTGGTCAAGGACTGTGTTAACGTGGCCTGCTTGCTGGTGGTGGATGCTCCACTGACCCTTTTCCgctttgctgtggtcagctcgatGTATTTTTGAACATGGTGCGGATGCTTTCtctgaaacagacaaaaaaaggaCACACACTATATTTAGTCAAACTGAACACAAATTAACTCACCCACACATTACTTACAAACAGTGCATCACATTTACCAATTTGCTTAAGTTGCTAAATAAAACATGCTGTACACATAAAACATAGGTTTACATTTAGTGCCAATGATGAACTGGTTGGAATTGAATATTTAAAATTGGACTTATTTAAAAAGAGCATTTAACTTGTGATATAGTAATATTTAGGATAGTAGAAAATCATAGTATGATTTTGTTTAATTTACTGTCTTGCAGTATAGTCTGGATTATCATGAAGACAGTAAAAATTGTTTGAAGAATCTGTGATTTACATCACAGCTTAAATGTATTTGAATGTCAAATATTCAAAACCAAACTGTAGGTTATGTCGCCATGGGCATCGCACCAGCTAGCACTGAAATTCGACAGTGTAGCAGTTCACCAAGACAGAATTGCAAGCTTTGCTAACCCTTGCTTTGTTACTTAGATAGCAGAAGCACACACAAAGCTCGTTTCAATTGTGTTAatgtttttttccattttgaacttGTATGCCAGTTTTCCCTATTCGTCCTCCTTACACTTACAGCTATGCCTTTCCTTGAGCCGAAAAGGCTCGCAGCTAGGTAGCCTGCTACAGCCAACAAATGCCAAAACCGCGTGGAACCAAAGAACAAAGTTCGTTTGTACAGGAATGCTCAAGGTTTCAGAATTGTGTCTAGAATATTCATACTATGGTTGCTGAAATGGGAATATACTGTAACAATTTCATAAACCTAGAACTTACCTCGATGTGTTTCTTTAGATTGGACGGGGAGTTTCTATAAGATAGAATTTCCACGTTTTTTGGAAGGCATAAGAGGCACTTCATTCGATAGGACGAATCCTTCACATCAACGTAAGAGAACATTGTGTTCAAATACGGCCAGTGGTGCTCATCATCAGGTTCCTCTTCATTTGTAGCCGAAGTAGCTACTGTCTCCGTCTCCTCTTCCATCAGGGCTGTTGATTGCGAAGCTAGCTTTCTGCTTACTGCGTGAAGCCAACAGGTGTAGCCTATTGGTTGTCATGCGCAAGTGGTGAACAAGCCCAGGCACGTCCTGACTTCGTTGCAGTCAGTGGGGTTAAAACACTGTAGGgttcactaggtgtgggtggagcacagaggacggcaggacagagactgagttcgcaaagctcttttattttcacttttcagtggaaatatctttctctttcagccacacacacacatattccagtcatctggttgtggagagagctccctctgctctcgctctcgctctctctccttaaatagggcgcggtcactggggagacacacaaacacaggttaattgccgtcaggtgtagtgattctgccacttaccttccctgactctgccctcctgtcacagaccggcgcttgaccacgcccccgctgccacatacccccaccgcccgactcaggctgggcggctgtccggcctgcagccaatccccccccgacgggagaggaagtccgccacaaccatctgcgcccccggcctgtggaccaccttaaaattgaagggttggagtgccagataccaacgggtgatccgcgcgttggcatccttcatgcggtggagccactggaggggcgtgtggtccgaacagagggtgaaagggcgccccagcaggtagtagcagagggcgaggaccgcccacttgatcgccagacactctttctcgatagtgctgtagcgcccctcatgcactgacagcttcctgctaatgtacaggacggggcggtcctccccctccaccctctgggacaaaaccgcccccagccctctgtccgatgcatcggtctgcaacataaaagggagagaaaagtcaggggagtgtaatagtggccccccacacagtgcagcctttacctcagaaaaagcccgctggcattgctccgtccactggaccggatctggtgccccctttttagtgagatcagtcagcgggctggtgacgtccgaataattaggtataaacctacgatagtagccagccagccccaggaactgtctcaccccctttttggtcttgggcctcgggcaggccgcaattgctgctgtcttgttaatttggggacgcacctgcccgttgcccaagtggaagcccagataccgtacttccacccgcccaatcgcacacttctttgggttggctgtgagacccgcttgcctcagcgacttaaggacggccctcaggtgttgtaagtgccgctgccagtcattactataaatgatgatatcgtcgaggtatgcggccgcataggtggcgtgtgggcggaggaccctgtccatcagccgctgaaacgtagcaggcgccccaaacagcccaaacggaagtgtgacgaattggtgcaagccgaacggtgtggaaaaggccgttttttcccgggataatggagtcaaggggatctgccaataaccctttgttaaatccagcgtcgagtaaaaacgagccatgcctagccgatcgagcaactcatcaatatgaggcattgggtacgcatcgaatttagacaccgcgttgacttttctatagtccacacagaaccggaccgacctgtcggccttgggtaccaagaccaccgggctgctccagtcactgtgggacttctTGACGatacccattttgagcatggcctcgagttcttcccgaa
This genomic interval from Neoarius graeffei isolate fNeoGra1 chromosome 20, fNeoGra1.pri, whole genome shotgun sequence contains the following:
- the LOC132869252 gene encoding uncharacterized protein LOC132869252 codes for the protein MEVGAVVQIPNAPEAALDRARAYHIPRKHPHHVQKYIELTTAKRKRVSGASTTSKQATLTQSLTTTPQKRIDKAVVKYVVHGLRPFSVVEQEPFRELVKDLVPNAKMMSRVTLTSMIDDGFKQMKTALTEAMKGVDHIATTTDCWSVRRRGFIGVTAHWIDPETLQRCSAVLACRQLRGSHTFDLLANALNDIHAEFEIRGKIVRTTTDNGSNFVKAFRVFGEDENNNAEGVEEAEESAQSEEEDDGGVDEDEDVQYVDTAALLNEDDGFEFQLPRHQCCACRILNLITSEDSTNATSNDAYKKLHHAMFGKCYGLWNKCGRSTLAAEMIEDVCSIQLLRPNKTRWNSLFMAVERLLRINKEKGEGALRAIATDLKVQPSGTYISH